A DNA window from candidate division KSB1 bacterium contains the following coding sequences:
- a CDS encoding glycoside hydrolase family 3 C-terminal domain-containing protein, whose protein sequence is MRRYLPHLLRVQMASVLLIGLACHRPQSYPFRNPSLPLDRRLDDLLSRLTLEEKISQMVNDAPPIKRLGIPEYDWWNECLHGVARAGVATVFPQAIGLAATWDRPLLHRLAEVISDEARAKHHEFLRHGSRERYQGLTFWSPNINIFRDPRWGRGMETYGEDPYLTGTLAVEFVRGLQGDDPRYLKVVATPKHFAVHSGPEPERHRFDAVVDERDLWDTYLPAFEMAVREGGAQSVMCAYNRLRGDPCCANRFLLTDVLRGRWGFSGYVVTDCGAIYDIWKFHQVCSTRVEASALALQAGTDLNCGDHFRYLGEAVRRGLVTEAQIDSAVRRLFRARFLLGMFDPPEGVPYAGIPFSVNNRAEHAELALEAARESIVLLKNDGLLPLRGVYRRVALIGPNGDHELSLLGNYTGVPSDPWTLWRALRTRLSGTAEVRFALGCDFAEGIPSLEPIPPEALRTAHGAPSEPGLTAEYFPNLERKGRPAVRRVDRQVDFNWFGNPPAEPLRQRAFSARWTGYLVPPDSGLYHLGGYGMFSFTIYLEDTALVVHKGYHSPALRSAPVHLEAGRPYRIKVEYTGLKPESQGRPSFSLLWARPARVREAEALALARQADLIILAMGLSPLLEGEQLPIDVPGFRGGDRTELDLPAPQERLLREIASLGKPTVLVLFSGSPLAIHWAAEKIPAILEAWYPGQEGGRAIVDVLFGAYNPGGRLPVTFYRAASDLPPFEDYSMDNRTYRYFRGPVLFPFGYGLSYTQFRYRDLRLPTEVTAGQKVQVSVRVANAGTMAGDEVVQLYVRAEGASHPAPIRSLRGYRRVHLQPGEERTLTFELGPRDFSLVTREGRRVVEPGVYEIAVGGKQPGFKGLADASTTQVLSARLRVVGKPVEVNWD, encoded by the coding sequence ATGCGGCGGTACTTGCCCCACCTTCTGCGCGTGCAGATGGCGTCCGTTCTTCTGATTGGGCTTGCGTGCCATCGCCCCCAGTCCTACCCGTTCCGCAATCCGTCCCTTCCTCTCGATCGGCGCCTCGATGACCTCCTTTCGCGTCTGACCCTGGAAGAAAAGATCTCTCAGATGGTCAACGACGCTCCCCCGATCAAACGGCTGGGCATTCCCGAATACGACTGGTGGAATGAGTGCCTGCACGGCGTGGCGCGGGCCGGGGTAGCGACCGTCTTCCCGCAGGCTATAGGCCTGGCCGCCACATGGGACCGCCCGCTCCTGCACCGCCTGGCGGAAGTGATCTCCGATGAAGCCCGCGCCAAACACCATGAGTTCCTCCGCCACGGCTCCAGGGAGCGGTACCAGGGCCTTACCTTCTGGTCCCCGAACATCAACATTTTCCGCGACCCCCGCTGGGGGCGGGGGATGGAGACCTATGGTGAAGATCCCTACCTTACCGGTACCCTGGCGGTGGAGTTCGTGCGCGGACTTCAGGGGGACGACCCCAGATACCTCAAAGTCGTGGCCACGCCCAAGCATTTCGCTGTGCACTCCGGACCAGAGCCGGAGCGCCACCGCTTCGATGCGGTCGTCGATGAGCGCGACCTCTGGGACACCTACCTGCCGGCGTTTGAGATGGCCGTGCGCGAGGGCGGGGCCCAGTCCGTCATGTGCGCCTACAACCGTCTCCGCGGTGATCCTTGCTGTGCCAATCGCTTCCTGTTGACCGACGTGCTCCGGGGGCGCTGGGGATTTTCAGGCTATGTAGTCACGGATTGCGGGGCGATCTACGACATCTGGAAATTCCACCAGGTTTGCTCCACAAGGGTGGAGGCCTCGGCGCTTGCCCTCCAGGCCGGGACGGACCTCAATTGCGGCGACCACTTCCGGTATCTGGGCGAGGCGGTGAGGCGTGGTCTCGTCACGGAGGCGCAGATCGACAGCGCCGTGCGGCGTCTCTTCCGGGCTCGCTTCCTCCTCGGGATGTTCGATCCTCCGGAAGGTGTGCCGTACGCCGGGATTCCTTTCTCTGTGAACAACCGTGCGGAGCACGCCGAGCTCGCTTTGGAGGCGGCGCGCGAATCCATTGTGCTGCTCAAGAACGACGGTCTGCTCCCCCTGCGCGGGGTGTATCGAAGAGTCGCTTTAATCGGGCCGAACGGAGATCATGAACTTTCCCTGTTAGGCAATTACACGGGTGTGCCCTCCGATCCGTGGACGCTCTGGCGGGCCCTGAGGACGCGCCTTTCTGGTACAGCGGAGGTCCGATTTGCCCTGGGCTGCGACTTCGCCGAAGGTATCCCGTCGCTGGAGCCCATCCCGCCGGAAGCGCTGCGGACTGCCCACGGCGCCCCCTCCGAGCCAGGACTGACGGCGGAATATTTCCCGAACCTCGAACGAAAGGGCAGGCCGGCTGTGCGGCGAGTGGACCGCCAGGTCGATTTCAACTGGTTTGGAAACCCTCCTGCGGAGCCGCTGCGGCAAAGGGCCTTCAGTGCTCGATGGACAGGCTACCTGGTCCCGCCGGACTCTGGCCTGTACCACCTGGGGGGCTACGGAATGTTCTCCTTCACGATCTACCTGGAGGACACGGCCCTTGTGGTCCACAAAGGCTATCACTCGCCTGCTTTGCGCAGTGCTCCGGTTCACCTCGAGGCAGGAAGACCGTATCGAATCAAGGTGGAGTACACCGGGCTTAAACCCGAGTCTCAGGGTCGTCCCTCGTTCTCGCTTCTTTGGGCAAGGCCGGCGCGGGTTCGGGAGGCGGAAGCTCTGGCACTTGCGCGTCAGGCCGACCTGATCATCCTGGCCATGGGCCTTTCCCCCCTGTTGGAGGGCGAGCAGCTCCCGATCGACGTTCCCGGTTTTCGCGGTGGCGACCGCACCGAGTTGGATCTACCGGCGCCTCAGGAAAGGCTGCTTCGGGAGATCGCCAGCCTCGGCAAGCCGACCGTGCTCGTGCTGTTCAGCGGAAGCCCGCTCGCCATCCATTGGGCGGCCGAAAAGATCCCCGCGATTCTAGAAGCCTGGTACCCTGGGCAGGAAGGGGGTAGGGCCATTGTGGACGTACTGTTCGGCGCGTACAACCCGGGGGGACGGCTTCCCGTCACGTTCTACCGGGCGGCCTCGGACCTACCCCCCTTCGAGGACTACTCGATGGACAACCGCACGTACCGCTACTTCCGTGGCCCTGTGCTCTTTCCGTTTGGCTACGGACTGAGCTACACGCAGTTCCGCTACCGCGATCTGCGTCTCCCGACGGAGGTAACGGCGGGGCAGAAGGTCCAGGTTTCTGTCCGTGTAGCCAACGCCGGTACGATGGCGGGCGACGAGGTAGTCCAGCTCTACGTGCGCGCAGAAGGCGCCTCGCATCCGGCACCCATCCGGTCCTTGCGTGGCTACAGGCGGGTCCATCTACAGCCCGGTGAGGAAAGGACGCTCACGTTCGAATTGGGTCCACGCGATTTCAGTCTGGTGACGAGGGAGGGGAGGCGGGTCGTTGAGCCGGGAGTCTATGAGATCGCGGTAGGGGGGAAACAGCCCGGCTTTAAGGGTCTCGCCGATGCCTCCACGACCCAGGTGTTGTCGGCGCGGCTCCGCGTCGTCGGAAAGCCGGTCGAGGTCAATTGGGACTGA
- a CDS encoding glycoside hydrolase family 3 C-terminal domain-containing protein encodes MQAQTPSYPFMDPNLPIEQRVEDLLSRLTLEEKVSQMMHDAPAIERLGIPKYNWWNECLHGVARAGIATVFPQAIGLAATWDTDLMLRIATAISDEARAKHHEFARHGWRDIYQGLTFWSPNINIFRDPRWGRGMETYGEDPFLTGSMAVQFIRGLQGDHPRYLKLVATAKHFAVHSGPEPERHTFDARVSERDLRDTYLPAFEMCVREAKVRSVMCAYNRTLGEACCASRRLIEKILREEWDFDGYVVSDCWAITDIWKTHRVAADASEASAMAVAVGTDLECGSDYRSLLDAVGQGKISEREIDTSLRRLLRARFELGMFDPPERVPYAQVPFHVNDCAEHRELALQAARESIVLLKNDGTLPLRKDLKRVAVIGPLGNDEPILLGNYEGTPADPCTILRGIREKLPHAEVRFSTGCDIADGMPAFEIVPSDVLRTGGPDCQPGVKATFYANRNLSGDPIHTACYPAVDFNWYLQPPIPQLSDGVFSARFEGVLTPIVSGTYSVGVYGHREIRFVLDGKEICHFDADYRQQLAYGTVELTAGRPYPFTIEYKGILPHSQHRPFLQLVWSRPQPEREKEALELARWADAVILTMGLSPLLEGEEMPVDLPGFRGGDRTDIALPRPQEELMKKVAAAGKPTVLVLHSGSAVAIQWAAENLPAIVQAWYPGQAGGWAVADVLFGDYNPGGRLPVTFYRSLDDLPPFEDYRMEGRTYRYFRGEPLFPFGYGLSYTRFAYSNLRLPSEAKAGEEIRVSVVVKNVGDRAGDEVVQLYITDLEASAPVPIRALRGFRRIFLEPGQSTEVEFLLRPRDLSLVTEDGRRVLEPGEFEISVGGKQPGFHGLADAATTEVLTGRLRLTGATLELP; translated from the coding sequence ATGCAAGCACAGACGCCTTCCTACCCGTTCATGGATCCGAACCTACCGATTGAGCAGCGGGTGGAGGACCTGCTGTCGCGTCTCACCCTGGAAGAGAAAGTCTCGCAGATGATGCACGATGCCCCTGCGATCGAACGGCTGGGGATTCCCAAGTACAACTGGTGGAACGAATGTCTGCACGGGGTAGCGCGGGCGGGCATCGCCACTGTCTTCCCCCAGGCCATCGGATTGGCGGCCACCTGGGACACAGACCTCATGCTGCGGATTGCCACGGCGATCTCCGATGAGGCGCGGGCCAAGCATCACGAGTTCGCACGACACGGCTGGCGCGACATCTATCAGGGCCTCACCTTCTGGTCGCCGAACATCAATATCTTCCGCGATCCCCGCTGGGGCCGCGGGATGGAAACCTACGGAGAAGATCCTTTTCTGACCGGCTCGATGGCCGTGCAGTTCATCCGTGGGCTGCAGGGAGATCATCCCCGCTACCTGAAGCTTGTGGCGACGGCCAAGCATTTCGCTGTCCACAGCGGACCGGAGCCCGAGCGCCACACCTTCGACGCCCGGGTAAGCGAGCGAGACCTCAGGGACACCTACCTGCCGGCGTTCGAGATGTGCGTTCGGGAGGCAAAGGTTCGCTCCGTCATGTGCGCTTACAATCGCACCCTGGGCGAGGCCTGCTGCGCCAGCCGCCGCCTGATCGAGAAGATCCTGCGGGAGGAATGGGACTTTGACGGATACGTCGTGTCGGACTGCTGGGCCATCACCGACATCTGGAAAACGCACCGGGTCGCCGCCGACGCCTCGGAAGCTTCGGCGATGGCGGTAGCCGTTGGGACCGATCTGGAGTGCGGAAGCGACTATCGTTCCCTCCTCGACGCCGTGGGGCAGGGCAAGATCTCCGAAAGGGAAATTGACACCAGCCTGCGGCGACTGTTGCGTGCCCGTTTTGAACTCGGAATGTTTGATCCACCGGAAAGGGTGCCCTACGCCCAGGTCCCCTTCCACGTAAACGACTGCGCTGAGCACCGGGAGCTGGCGCTGCAGGCGGCCCGTGAGTCCATTGTGCTTCTCAAGAATGACGGGACCTTGCCCCTCCGCAAGGACCTCAAGCGGGTCGCCGTGATCGGCCCCCTCGGCAACGATGAGCCGATTCTGCTCGGGAATTACGAAGGCACTCCCGCCGACCCGTGTACCATTCTGCGCGGGATCCGGGAGAAACTTCCTCACGCGGAAGTCCGCTTCAGCACAGGCTGCGACATCGCCGACGGTATGCCTGCCTTTGAGATTGTCCCCTCGGACGTGCTGCGAACCGGAGGACCGGACTGTCAACCCGGAGTCAAAGCCACCTTCTACGCGAACCGCAATCTTTCCGGAGACCCGATCCACACCGCCTGCTACCCCGCGGTGGACTTCAACTGGTATCTGCAACCTCCCATTCCCCAGCTTTCGGACGGGGTGTTCAGCGCTCGGTTCGAGGGCGTCCTGACACCGATCGTCTCGGGGACCTACAGCGTGGGGGTGTACGGCCACAGGGAAATTCGTTTCGTCTTGGACGGAAAGGAGATCTGCCACTTCGATGCCGATTACCGCCAGCAGCTTGCCTACGGGACCGTCGAGCTTACGGCCGGTCGCCCGTACCCGTTTACCATCGAATACAAGGGGATCCTGCCCCATTCGCAGCACCGTCCCTTCTTGCAGCTGGTGTGGTCGCGGCCGCAGCCGGAGAGGGAAAAAGAGGCCCTGGAGCTTGCCCGCTGGGCCGATGCCGTCATCCTCACCATGGGCCTTTCTCCTCTTCTGGAGGGGGAGGAGATGCCTGTGGATCTGCCCGGGTTCCGGGGCGGCGACCGGACCGACATTGCCCTTCCGCGTCCTCAGGAAGAGCTAATGAAGAAAGTGGCCGCCGCGGGTAAGCCCACGGTGCTGGTCCTCCACAGCGGCAGTGCCGTGGCCATCCAGTGGGCGGCAGAGAATCTACCCGCCATCGTGCAAGCGTGGTACCCAGGCCAGGCCGGTGGGTGGGCTGTGGCCGACGTGCTTTTCGGGGACTACAATCCGGGCGGGAGGCTGCCCGTCACTTTCTACCGCTCCCTGGACGACCTTCCTCCCTTCGAAGACTACCGAATGGAGGGAAGGACGTACCGCTATTTCCGCGGCGAGCCCCTGTTTCCCTTCGGGTACGGGTTGAGCTACACACGCTTCGCGTACAGTAATCTCCGCTTGCCCTCAGAGGCGAAGGCAGGGGAAGAGATTCGGGTTTCGGTCGTGGTGAAGAACGTGGGCGACCGAGCGGGTGACGAGGTTGTGCAGCTGTACATTACGGACCTGGAGGCCTCCGCGCCCGTGCCCATTCGCGCCCTGCGGGGCTTTCGACGAATCTTCCTGGAGCCAGGCCAGTCCACCGAGGTCGAGTTCTTGCTCAGGCCCCGCGACCTCAGTCTGGTGACCGAGGACGGCCGTCGCGTGCTTGAACCCGGCGAGTTCGAGATCAGTGTGGGAGGGAAGCAGCCGGGCTTCCACGGCCTGGCCGACGCGGCAACAACCGAAGTGCTCACCGGAAGGCTTCGCCTCACGGGCGCAACCTTGGAACTGCCGTGA
- a CDS encoding DUF432 domain-containing protein — MISHVEMEPLSGGGGSDGDHRVPWGPLEVRLDELHELVIGPLHLYLERRGDELLIAYQHNGEGVGNGETAGTAGLLWQRFVVGEAKLSLAPALPDRSVVIQSENPFWLPVGAKAEFFVEIPAWVQLRLHSGTETTLVDVPTVPLSQTWFGTFTDGELCYWLRTAIRREPPEPGAGPHWIVCPVDVRNEGGDKLLVDYFCLRVRALSLYLGGQRLWTDVFSLTFRGERFDTRQWPTGRRAKQAKKARWLSGPREVMRKSVIARTFSQGGDLPGIGIRIL; from the coding sequence GTGATAAGCCACGTGGAGATGGAACCGCTGTCTGGCGGAGGTGGTTCGGATGGCGATCATCGGGTACCGTGGGGCCCGCTTGAAGTCCGGCTGGACGAGCTCCACGAACTCGTGATCGGGCCCCTCCACCTTTACTTGGAGCGAAGGGGGGACGAGCTGCTCATCGCCTATCAGCACAATGGGGAGGGGGTCGGGAATGGCGAGACCGCTGGGACGGCTGGGCTTCTGTGGCAACGCTTCGTAGTGGGGGAAGCGAAGCTTTCCCTCGCGCCCGCATTGCCCGACCGGTCTGTCGTGATCCAATCAGAGAATCCTTTCTGGCTTCCCGTGGGTGCGAAGGCGGAATTCTTCGTCGAGATTCCGGCGTGGGTGCAGCTGCGCCTTCATTCCGGTACGGAGACGACCTTGGTCGATGTTCCCACGGTTCCCCTCTCCCAGACCTGGTTCGGCACGTTCACGGACGGCGAGCTCTGTTACTGGCTGCGCACCGCGATACGGCGCGAACCGCCGGAGCCGGGAGCAGGCCCTCACTGGATTGTTTGCCCCGTGGATGTGCGAAATGAAGGGGGCGATAAGCTCCTGGTGGACTATTTCTGCCTGCGGGTGCGTGCCCTTTCCCTGTACCTGGGCGGGCAACGCCTCTGGACAGACGTTTTCTCTCTCACCTTTCGGGGCGAGAGATTCGACACCCGCCAGTGGCCCACCGGCCGTCGGGCCAAGCAGGCCAAGAAGGCGCGCTGGCTGAGCGGGCCGCGGGAAGTGATGCGCAAATCGGTGATCGCGCGCACGTTCTCCCAGGGCGGGGATCTGCCAGGGATCGGCATCCGAATCTTGTGA
- a CDS encoding mechanosensitive ion channel family protein encodes MGFSSKLAGQIQELATLHNLATLIRVAVWLIVGIPAVLLLARYLRGYLSRRYTAQQAMLGSRFVLYLGVGFVVFTVLTELGFKLTTILGAAGIVGVAVGFAAQTSVSNIISGLFIVAERPFEVGDVITVGNVTGEVLSIDALSVKLRTFDNRFVRIPNETILKTEVTNVTRFPIRRVEITVGVAYKEDIGKVRDVLLDIVHRNPLCLNHPEPLVLLSGFGTSSVDLTLMVWATKGDYLHVRNAVIEEIKRRFDQEGIEIPFPHVSLYAGAATSPIPVKLVS; translated from the coding sequence ATGGGCTTCTCGTCCAAATTGGCCGGGCAGATTCAGGAGCTGGCCACCCTGCACAATCTGGCCACTCTGATCCGGGTGGCTGTGTGGCTGATCGTGGGGATACCCGCGGTTCTCCTCCTTGCGCGGTACCTACGGGGCTACCTCTCCCGGAGGTACACGGCCCAGCAGGCCATGCTGGGAAGCCGCTTTGTGCTGTACCTTGGCGTGGGCTTCGTCGTCTTCACCGTGCTGACGGAATTGGGCTTCAAACTGACCACCATCCTTGGGGCTGCGGGTATTGTGGGAGTCGCCGTGGGTTTCGCCGCCCAGACGAGCGTCTCCAACATCATCAGCGGGCTGTTCATTGTGGCCGAACGGCCCTTCGAGGTCGGGGACGTCATCACCGTGGGCAATGTGACGGGTGAGGTGCTGAGTATCGACGCCCTGTCCGTGAAATTGCGGACCTTCGACAATCGATTTGTGCGCATACCCAACGAGACGATCCTCAAGACGGAAGTGACCAACGTGACCCGCTTCCCGATCCGCCGTGTGGAGATTACCGTGGGGGTCGCCTACAAGGAAGACATCGGCAAGGTGCGCGATGTGCTGCTGGACATCGTCCATCGAAATCCCCTCTGCCTGAATCATCCGGAGCCGCTGGTTCTCCTCTCCGGTTTCGGGACCTCCTCCGTAGACCTTACGCTGATGGTCTGGGCAACCAAAGGGGACTACCTCCATGTGCGAAACGCGGTGATCGAGGAGATCAAGCGGAGGTTTGACCAGGAGGGGATCGAAATCCCCTTCCCCCACGTTTCCCTGTACGCCGGAGCAGCCACGTCCCCCATCCCCGTCAAGCTGGTCAGTTGA
- a CDS encoding glycoside hydrolase family 95 protein — protein MDRRLRLWYDRPACAWEEALPIGNGRLGAMVFGQPCRERLALNEDTMYAGEPEPVGRVPIYKYVDQVFDLVRQGKYAMATQIVDQHMLGRNHQAYQPVGDLWLEFPDVDSASVREYSRELDLDSAIVRLRFRTGDVRYAREYFASAVDQVIVVRLWTDRPSCLSVRASLTTPHAFVKRRVEPTGEMVLSAKAPLHACTRTLEWVLQRGEQHKYPELFDRQGKPKVAGDIVYADNPAGKGMNFEVRLRALASGGKIFAEDTSLMVAGADTVTLLLTIGTSYNGFRRSPSREGVDPSRRTRPVLQKAVRKPYHALRRAHVEDYRRLFGRVKLALEGERNEDLPTDRRLAEFAHREDVGLIELLFQYGRYLLLSSSRPGTQPANLQGIWNAERRPPWNSGYTLNINTEMNYWPAEVTNLPECAEPLFRLIEECWQNGKITARRSYRCRGWVVHHNVSLWRNTDPIDNRAVTSFWPMGSGWLCLHLWEHFAFGGDREFLRRAYPILRDAALFYLDWLREDEQGYLVTPVSTSPELAFRTPDGQEAAVSMASTMDMSIIRELFEKCVEASELLGVDRKLRQRLRQALGRLYPFRIGQWGQLQEWYQDWDDPNEHHRHVSHLFGVFPGDLITPEKTPALMEAARRSLVLRGDEGTGWSLAWKINLWARFRDGEHALQVVRRMIRPVRPGQRGGGGGFYPNLFDAHPPFQIDGNFGFTSGIAEMLLQSHQGFVHFLPALPEAWSAGEVQGLRARGGFEINLRWAEGQLQVATIRSLLGGPCRVVYRDRECALETEPGGEYRLDGQLLLLETQGPARVR, from the coding sequence GTGGATCGCAGGCTCCGGCTCTGGTACGATCGCCCTGCTTGTGCCTGGGAGGAAGCACTGCCCATCGGCAACGGACGATTGGGGGCTATGGTCTTCGGTCAGCCCTGCAGAGAGCGCCTGGCCCTTAACGAGGACACCATGTACGCGGGAGAGCCGGAGCCCGTGGGTAGGGTGCCCATCTACAAGTACGTCGACCAGGTCTTTGACCTGGTGCGGCAGGGGAAGTACGCCATGGCGACGCAGATTGTGGACCAGCACATGCTTGGGCGCAATCACCAGGCCTATCAGCCTGTGGGCGATCTCTGGTTGGAGTTCCCAGACGTGGACAGCGCATCCGTACGCGAGTATAGTCGGGAGCTGGACTTGGACTCGGCCATCGTGCGCCTGCGCTTCCGAACAGGGGATGTGCGGTACGCGCGGGAGTACTTCGCCAGCGCGGTAGATCAGGTGATCGTCGTGCGTCTGTGGACGGATCGCCCTTCCTGTCTGAGCGTGCGCGCGAGCCTGACGACTCCGCACGCCTTCGTCAAGCGGCGCGTGGAGCCGACCGGGGAGATGGTCCTCTCCGCCAAGGCTCCTCTCCACGCATGTACCCGCACCTTAGAGTGGGTTCTTCAGCGGGGCGAGCAGCACAAGTACCCGGAGCTCTTCGACCGGCAAGGCAAGCCCAAGGTCGCCGGCGACATCGTCTACGCGGACAATCCGGCCGGCAAAGGGATGAACTTCGAGGTTCGGCTGCGCGCTCTGGCCTCCGGAGGAAAGATTTTCGCCGAGGACACGTCCCTCATGGTTGCGGGCGCGGATACTGTGACGTTACTGCTGACCATTGGGACAAGCTACAACGGCTTTCGACGTTCTCCGAGCCGGGAAGGAGTCGACCCATCGCGGCGCACGCGGCCGGTACTCCAGAAGGCAGTCCGCAAGCCGTACCATGCCCTGCGGCGAGCCCACGTGGAAGACTACAGGCGTCTCTTTGGCCGCGTGAAGTTGGCTCTTGAGGGCGAAAGGAACGAGGACTTGCCCACCGATCGCCGCCTCGCCGAGTTCGCACATCGGGAAGACGTGGGGCTGATCGAGCTTCTGTTCCAGTACGGGAGGTATCTGCTCCTGTCCAGCAGCCGACCTGGGACCCAGCCGGCCAACCTGCAGGGAATCTGGAACGCTGAGCGCCGTCCCCCCTGGAACAGCGGCTACACCCTGAACATCAATACCGAGATGAACTACTGGCCAGCCGAGGTGACGAACCTGCCGGAGTGCGCCGAACCCCTCTTTCGGCTCATCGAAGAGTGCTGGCAGAACGGGAAGATTACGGCGCGCCGCAGCTATCGGTGTCGGGGCTGGGTAGTCCACCACAATGTGAGCCTCTGGCGGAACACCGATCCGATCGACAACCGGGCGGTGACTTCGTTTTGGCCAATGGGCTCCGGCTGGCTCTGCCTGCACCTCTGGGAGCACTTCGCCTTCGGCGGCGACCGGGAATTCCTGCGACGAGCCTATCCAATCCTTCGCGACGCCGCCCTGTTCTACCTGGACTGGCTGCGGGAGGACGAGCAGGGCTATCTCGTTACCCCCGTTTCGACCTCCCCCGAACTGGCCTTCCGAACCCCAGACGGCCAGGAAGCCGCCGTGAGCATGGCCTCGACCATGGATATGTCCATCATCCGTGAGCTGTTCGAGAAATGTGTGGAGGCTTCCGAACTCCTCGGCGTGGACCGGAAACTGCGTCAGAGGCTTCGCCAGGCCCTCGGTCGCCTCTATCCATTTCGGATCGGGCAATGGGGGCAGCTTCAGGAATGGTACCAGGATTGGGACGATCCGAATGAGCACCATCGGCACGTGTCGCACCTGTTTGGGGTGTTCCCAGGCGACCTCATCACCCCGGAGAAGACTCCCGCCCTGATGGAAGCTGCCCGCCGATCGCTGGTCCTGCGAGGCGACGAAGGTACCGGATGGTCTCTGGCCTGGAAGATCAATCTCTGGGCCAGGTTCCGCGACGGCGAGCACGCCCTTCAAGTCGTGCGCCGGATGATACGCCCGGTCCGCCCTGGCCAGCGGGGCGGAGGTGGCGGTTTTTACCCCAATCTGTTCGACGCCCATCCCCCGTTCCAAATCGACGGCAACTTCGGGTTCACCAGCGGAATCGCGGAGATGCTCCTCCAGAGCCATCAGGGCTTTGTGCACTTTCTTCCTGCGCTGCCCGAGGCGTGGAGCGCTGGAGAGGTTCAGGGGCTACGCGCCCGCGGTGGATTCGAGATCAACCTGCGCTGGGCCGAGGGGCAACTGCAGGTGGCGACCATCCGATCCCTGCTGGGAGGCCCGTGCCGGGTTGTCTATCGAGATAGGGAGTGCGCACTTGAGACGGAGCCGGGAGGCGAGTACCGACTGGACGGGCAGCTACTCCTTCTTGAAACCCAGGGACCGGCCCGGGTTCGTTGA